One window of the Staphylococcus equorum genome contains the following:
- a CDS encoding MFS transporter, whose translation MTQKGNVQTYKGDNKLILGIVLGVVTFWLFAQSLLNVVPTLQQSFNSNIGTVSIAVSITALFSGMFVVGAGSLADKVGRVKITYIGLWLSIIGSLLIIVSNLSILLIVGRVIQGLSAAAIMPSTLAIMKAYFDGKDRQRALSNWSIGSWGGSGLASLFGGMVSTFVGWRWIFILSIIIALVSMLLIKGTPETKSVSKTKVGFDYTGLLLFVVMMLSINVVITQSASLGIFSPIIIGLIIIFIVSTISFIKMENKKQNPLIDFKLFNNKAYTGATLSNFLLNGVAGALLVANTFVQQGLGFNAFQTGLLSITYLVTVLLMIRVGEKILQKVGAKKPMMLGTFFNMIGIILISLIFLPSTIYVVVCIIGYLLYGLGLGFYATPSTDMAISNSPEDKVGVASGIYKMASSLGGAFGIALSGALYGIVASTTNVQTGALIGLLLNVLMALLSLIIILITVPSFKKA comes from the coding sequence ATGACTCAAAAAGGAAATGTACAGACATATAAAGGAGATAATAAATTAATATTAGGAATTGTATTAGGGGTCGTCACCTTTTGGTTGTTTGCACAATCACTATTAAATGTAGTACCGACTTTGCAGCAATCTTTTAACAGTAATATAGGAACAGTGAGTATTGCGGTGAGTATTACTGCGCTTTTCTCAGGAATGTTTGTGGTAGGTGCAGGTAGTCTCGCTGATAAAGTTGGACGCGTAAAAATAACTTATATTGGTTTGTGGCTTAGTATTATTGGTTCATTATTGATTATCGTGAGTAACTTATCTATCTTACTTATTGTAGGTAGAGTGATTCAAGGGTTGTCTGCTGCAGCAATTATGCCGTCAACATTAGCCATAATGAAAGCTTATTTTGATGGGAAAGATAGACAACGTGCTTTAAGTAATTGGTCTATCGGTTCATGGGGAGGTTCAGGTTTAGCATCTTTATTTGGCGGAATGGTATCGACATTTGTAGGATGGAGATGGATATTTATCTTGTCTATCATCATCGCCTTAGTTTCGATGTTATTAATAAAAGGCACACCTGAAACAAAATCAGTTAGCAAAACTAAGGTAGGATTTGATTACACAGGATTACTATTATTTGTTGTTATGATGTTAAGTATTAATGTGGTGATCACACAAAGTGCATCATTGGGTATTTTTTCACCAATCATTATAGGTTTAATAATAATATTTATAGTTTCGACAATAAGTTTTATTAAAATGGAAAATAAAAAACAAAATCCATTAATCGATTTCAAACTTTTTAATAATAAAGCATATACAGGTGCCACACTTTCTAATTTTTTATTAAATGGTGTAGCAGGTGCACTGTTAGTAGCTAACACATTTGTGCAGCAAGGTTTAGGCTTTAATGCATTCCAAACTGGTTTATTATCTATTACTTATTTGGTAACAGTATTATTAATGATTAGAGTAGGAGAAAAGATTCTACAAAAAGTAGGCGCTAAAAAGCCGATGATGCTCGGCACATTTTTTAATATGATTGGTATAATTTTAATCTCGCTTATATTTTTACCAAGCACAATTTATGTAGTCGTTTGTATCATTGGATATTTACTTTATGGTTTGGGACTCGGTTTCTATGCTACACCTTCAACTGATATGGCTATTTCAAATTCACCTGAAGATAAAGTAGGTGTGGCTTCTGGTATTTATAAAATGGCTTCATCACTCGGTGGTGCATTTGGTATCGCGTTATCAGGCGCACTTTATGGTATCGTGGCAAGTACTACTAATGTCCAAACTGGCGCATTAATAGGATTATTACTCAATGTGTTGATGGCATTATTATCGTTAATTATCATATTGATTACTGTCCCATCATTTAAAAAGGCATAA
- a CDS encoding M20 family metallopeptidase, giving the protein MVKQLIDILKEKENRMIEIRRYLHQYPELSFHEEETPKYIEDFYKDKDCEVETNVGPNGLKVTIDSGKPGKTIAIRADFDALPIQEDTGLEFASKNEGVMHACGHDAHTAYMLILAETLIELKDQFKGKVVVIHQPAEEVPPGGAQAMIKDGVLDGVDHVLGVHVMSHMPSGNVYYREGNVQTGRDFFKLKVNGQGGHGSSPHTANDSIVAGAYFVNALQTIVSRRLNPFETGVVTIGSFDGKGQFNVIKDSIEVEGDVRALTDETKQTIKKEVKRLTDGLEAMFGVTCELEYNVDYPALYNDPEFTNFVVESIESADTDAIKGIERCEAQPPSEDFAYYAKAIPSTFIYAGAAPDNGDIHPHHHPKFDISEKSLRVAAEAVGVTVFNYLK; this is encoded by the coding sequence ATGGTGAAACAATTAATAGATATATTGAAAGAGAAAGAAAATCGAATGATTGAGATACGTCGCTATCTTCATCAATATCCTGAGCTATCTTTCCACGAAGAAGAAACGCCTAAGTATATTGAAGATTTTTATAAAGATAAAGATTGTGAAGTAGAAACGAATGTAGGTCCTAATGGTTTGAAGGTGACAATCGATAGTGGGAAACCTGGTAAGACAATTGCAATACGTGCTGATTTTGATGCACTACCAATTCAAGAGGATACTGGGTTAGAATTTGCTTCAAAAAATGAAGGCGTGATGCATGCTTGTGGTCATGACGCACATACAGCATATATGCTAATTCTTGCTGAAACACTTATCGAATTGAAAGATCAATTTAAAGGTAAAGTTGTTGTTATTCATCAGCCTGCTGAAGAAGTACCTCCAGGCGGTGCACAAGCGATGATTAAAGATGGTGTCTTAGATGGTGTCGACCATGTATTAGGTGTCCATGTGATGAGTCATATGCCATCTGGTAATGTATATTATCGTGAAGGTAATGTACAAACGGGTAGAGATTTCTTTAAACTTAAAGTGAATGGCCAAGGAGGACACGGTTCATCACCACATACGGCAAATGATAGTATTGTAGCTGGTGCATATTTTGTTAATGCTTTACAAACAATAGTTTCAAGACGTTTGAATCCTTTTGAAACTGGCGTTGTAACAATTGGTTCATTTGACGGTAAAGGACAATTTAATGTAATCAAAGATAGTATTGAAGTAGAGGGCGATGTACGTGCCTTGACTGATGAAACCAAACAAACGATTAAAAAAGAGGTTAAACGTTTAACAGATGGCTTAGAAGCAATGTTTGGTGTGACATGTGAATTAGAATATAATGTCGATTATCCTGCATTGTACAATGATCCAGAGTTTACGAATTTTGTTGTAGAATCTATTGAAAGTGCTGATACAGATGCAATTAAAGGTATAGAAAGATGTGAAGCACAACCACCTTCTGAAGATTTTGCATATTATGCTAAAGCTATACCGAGCACATTTATTTATGCAGGTGCTGCACCTGACAATGGTGACATTCATCCACATCATCATCCTAAATTTGATATCAGTGAAAAATCATTACGCGTAGCAGCTGAAGCAGTAGGCGTTACCGTATTCAATTATTTAAAATAA
- a CDS encoding alpha/beta hydrolase: MNIRNFNIRFQHCDIKVKLPKGYFKRKAGPYPLVIVQDGDDLFKDIEREVIFVGLVQNDNDKIYAAWQDKVEDESFYSAVDDYLLWISDQLLPYLKKCFNVSEQRLDISIAGASLGGLVALYALFKKPDTFGTYILISPSIWYPGFLTFMKQQPIIKEEEHVYWYIGTLEDEQHPEINTNILAQTEQGVDILNELLISEQITFHFVTNNKELHQQIYFKKYFNKAVKKLF, encoded by the coding sequence ATGAATATAAGAAATTTTAATATTCGTTTTCAACACTGTGATATTAAAGTGAAATTACCTAAAGGATACTTTAAGCGTAAAGCTGGTCCATATCCTTTAGTTATCGTTCAAGATGGTGATGACTTATTTAAGGATATTGAACGAGAAGTCATATTTGTAGGATTAGTGCAGAATGATAATGACAAAATTTATGCGGCTTGGCAAGATAAAGTCGAAGATGAATCATTTTATAGTGCAGTGGATGATTATCTCTTATGGATTTCTGATCAATTGTTACCTTATTTAAAAAAATGTTTCAATGTATCTGAACAGCGCTTGGATATAAGTATTGCTGGGGCGTCACTAGGTGGATTAGTTGCGCTCTATGCGTTATTCAAGAAACCAGATACATTTGGCACATATATACTGATTTCACCTTCAATATGGTATCCAGGCTTTCTAACATTTATGAAACAGCAACCTATTATTAAAGAAGAAGAACATGTTTATTGGTATATTGGCACGCTTGAAGATGAACAACATCCAGAGATCAATACCAATATCTTAGCTCAAACTGAACAAGGCGTAGACATTCTAAATGAGCTCTTAATTTCTGAACAAATAACATTTCATTTCGTTACAAATAATAAAGAATTACACCAGCAAATTTATTTCAAAAAATACTTTAATAAAGCGGTAAAAAAATTATTTTAG
- a CDS encoding YrhK family protein, with product MSKSKQQNSINKSTDLNFNTPQRSERLTLIYKALYQLNDVVLVIIFLIGSFLFFSDNTVTIGTVLFVIGSIQMTVRPLIALSHDLHLAHKYKKLEMYDQ from the coding sequence ATGTCTAAATCAAAGCAACAAAATTCTATTAACAAAAGTACTGATTTAAATTTTAATACACCTCAAAGATCTGAACGTCTTACACTGATTTATAAAGCACTATACCAATTAAACGATGTTGTTCTTGTCATCATATTCTTAATAGGTAGTTTTTTATTTTTCAGTGATAATACTGTCACTATAGGTACAGTATTATTTGTAATCGGCAGTATACAGATGACAGTTAGACCGCTTATAGCATTGTCACATGATTTACATTTGGCACATAAATATAAAAAATTAGAAATGTATGACCAATAG
- a CDS encoding methylated-DNA--[protein]-cysteine S-methyltransferase: protein MHYKRYYQAPIGRVAITSDGEHITGLWLPNQTDFELKYDHKLVETEQPIFDKVERWLDAYFSGNIPEIDFPLKASGTEFREQVWAALLEIPYGETATYGEIAQIIGKKRGKAQMSSQAVGGAVGSNPISIIIPCHRVVGKDGSLTGYGGGIDTKIELLKLEKMDMDAFYRPKHSTKP from the coding sequence ATGCATTATAAAAGATACTATCAAGCACCTATCGGACGCGTTGCAATAACATCTGACGGAGAGCATATCACTGGATTGTGGCTACCCAACCAAACCGATTTCGAATTAAAATATGACCATAAGTTAGTAGAAACAGAACAACCTATCTTTGATAAAGTAGAACGTTGGTTAGACGCATATTTCTCGGGAAATATTCCGGAAATTGATTTTCCTTTAAAAGCGTCTGGCACGGAATTTCGTGAACAAGTCTGGGCAGCACTTTTAGAAATACCCTACGGCGAAACAGCAACGTATGGTGAAATAGCACAAATAATAGGGAAAAAAAGAGGTAAAGCTCAAATGTCGTCACAAGCGGTGGGTGGCGCAGTAGGCAGCAATCCAATTTCAATTATCATTCCATGCCATAGAGTTGTTGGTAAAGATGGTAGTTTAACCGGTTATGGTGGTGGCATTGATACCAAAATTGAGTTACTTAAATTAGAAAAAATGGATATGGATGCATTTTATAGACCTAAGCATAGTACAAAGCCTTGA
- a CDS encoding BCCT family transporter encodes MVRILPKEKKQFSSVFIYSAAIIGLLVLVGAIFPQQFGSITGSVSTWVSDTFGWYYMLLYTVILGFCIFLAFSPIGKLKLGKPSDKPEFRTVSWLAMLFSAGMGIGLVFYGASEPISHYLAPPTADAETKAAMSEAFQSSFLDYGVHPWAMYGVVALALAYSQFRKGENGLISRTLRPVLGDRVEGPIGTVVDVLAVFATVIGVAVSLGVGAIQINAGLNYLFGIPANSLVQGIIIAVVTVLFLYSAWSGLSKGIQYLSNLNMVLAALLLVIVFIVGPTLLILNMMTSGTGDYLNSILFNTLDVAPLNEQKSDWLQTWTIYYWGWWMSWSPFVGIFIARISKGRSIREFVVAVLGVPTVVSIIWFSAFGTTGITVGQEHGELFKLPPETQLFGIFNELPFGFILSMIALALIASFFITSADSATYVLGMQTAHGTLNPTAFVKVVWGLALAGIAYVLLLAGGDTGLDALQSAAIISALPFSFVVILMMIALYKDANKERKYLGLTLQPNKERYEAYTRKIEQEQAEK; translated from the coding sequence ATGGTGAGAATTTTGCCAAAAGAGAAAAAACAATTTTCAAGTGTATTTATATATTCAGCTGCCATCATAGGATTACTTGTTTTGGTTGGCGCAATTTTCCCTCAACAATTTGGGAGTATTACAGGTAGTGTGTCTACTTGGGTTTCAGATACATTCGGTTGGTATTATATGTTGTTATATACTGTAATACTAGGCTTTTGCATATTTCTAGCATTTAGCCCAATCGGTAAATTAAAGCTAGGTAAACCTTCGGATAAACCAGAATTTCGTACGGTGTCATGGTTAGCGATGTTATTTAGTGCAGGTATGGGTATAGGTTTAGTATTCTACGGAGCATCAGAGCCTATTTCGCATTATTTAGCACCGCCAACAGCAGATGCTGAAACAAAAGCAGCCATGTCAGAAGCGTTTCAATCTTCATTTCTAGACTATGGTGTTCATCCATGGGCGATGTACGGTGTTGTTGCTTTGGCACTAGCATATTCACAGTTCCGTAAAGGTGAAAATGGTTTGATTTCAAGAACGCTACGCCCAGTTTTAGGCGATAGAGTAGAAGGTCCTATTGGCACGGTTGTAGATGTGCTAGCAGTCTTTGCAACAGTAATTGGTGTTGCAGTTTCTTTAGGCGTAGGGGCCATTCAAATTAACGCTGGGCTTAATTATTTATTTGGTATACCAGCTAATTCATTGGTTCAAGGTATAATTATAGCAGTAGTTACTGTATTGTTTTTATATAGTGCATGGAGTGGTTTAAGCAAAGGTATTCAATATTTAAGTAATTTGAATATGGTGTTAGCTGCTTTACTACTCGTAATTGTTTTTATTGTGGGACCAACGCTACTTATCTTAAATATGATGACAAGCGGCACAGGAGACTATTTGAATTCAATTTTATTTAATACTTTAGACGTTGCTCCGTTAAATGAACAAAAGTCGGACTGGTTACAAACATGGACAATCTATTATTGGGGCTGGTGGATGAGCTGGAGTCCATTTGTTGGTATATTCATCGCTAGGATTTCAAAAGGACGTAGTATAAGAGAATTTGTTGTTGCAGTGTTAGGTGTTCCAACAGTGGTTAGTATCATTTGGTTTAGTGCCTTTGGTACAACAGGTATCACAGTTGGACAAGAACACGGTGAATTATTTAAATTACCACCTGAGACACAATTATTTGGAATCTTTAATGAATTACCATTTGGATTTATTCTTTCAATGATTGCATTAGCACTTATTGCATCATTCTTTATTACTTCGGCAGACTCAGCGACCTATGTCTTAGGTATGCAGACTGCACACGGTACGTTAAACCCTACTGCTTTTGTTAAAGTTGTTTGGGGATTAGCATTAGCAGGTATTGCATATGTCTTATTATTAGCTGGCGGAGATACTGGTTTAGACGCCTTACAATCTGCTGCTATCATATCAGCACTACCGTTTAGTTTTGTAGTGATATTAATGATGATTGCTTTATATAAAGATGCAAACAAAGAACGGAAATATCTAGGTTTGACTTTACAACCTAATAAAGAACGATACGAAGCATATACACGTAAGATTGAACAAGAACAAGCAGAAAAATAA